In the Variovorax sp. S12S4 genome, one interval contains:
- the rpmF gene encoding 50S ribosomal protein L32 encodes MAVQQNKKSPSKRGMHRSHNALVVPGIAVEPTTGETHLRHHISPNGFYRGRQVLKNKSEA; translated from the coding sequence ATGGCCGTCCAGCAAAACAAGAAGTCGCCTTCCAAGCGCGGCATGCACCGTTCCCACAATGCGCTGGTCGTGCCCGGCATTGCCGTGGAACCGACCACCGGTGAAACGCACCTGCGTCACCACATCAGCCCGAACGGTTTCTACCGTGGCCGTCAGGTCCTCAAGAACAAGTCCGAAGCCTGA
- a CDS encoding YceD family protein has translation MKREFVPQRLDVAAFAAEAAVLSAGDPVPDYSRLAQELAAPAPEALVHWEATGEQRTGADGKAEPWLHLVAETTVPLVCQRCLAPVDTLVASDRWFRFVADEATADAEDDESEEDLLVVSRDFDLHALIEDELLMEIPVMPVHEVCPTPIQLSSSDEDFKAAEEAKPNPFAVLGALRSRKPEEGK, from the coding sequence ATGAAGAGAGAATTTGTTCCCCAGCGGCTCGACGTGGCCGCCTTTGCCGCTGAAGCCGCGGTGCTTTCAGCTGGCGACCCGGTGCCTGATTACTCCCGGCTGGCGCAAGAACTGGCGGCGCCGGCCCCCGAAGCCCTGGTGCACTGGGAGGCAACCGGCGAACAGCGCACCGGCGCTGACGGCAAGGCCGAACCATGGCTGCATCTGGTGGCCGAAACGACGGTGCCACTGGTGTGCCAGCGCTGCCTGGCACCGGTTGATACGCTTGTTGCATCCGACCGCTGGTTCCGTTTTGTGGCCGATGAGGCCACGGCGGATGCGGAAGACGACGAATCCGAAGAAGACCTGCTGGTCGTGAGCCGCGATTTCGACCTGCATGCCCTCATCGAGGACGAGCTTTTGATGGAAATTCCCGTCATGCCCGTCCACGAGGTGTGCCCCACGCCAATCCAGCTTTCGTCCAGCGACGAGGACTTCAAGGCGGCCGAAGAGGCCAAGCCCAACCCGTTTGCGGTGCTCGGCGCGTTGCGTTCGCGCAAGCCGGAAGAGGGCAAGTAG